The window GAGAGTTGCCATGAAAACTGCGAGCTTCAGAAGTTCGTTTGGAAAAGGAGGGAAGCGAAGGAAGGCTGCGATGCACCTGATCCCGAACCTCTTCACGACGGGCAACTTGTTTTGTGGGGTGTTTGCCATCCTGTCGGTCTTCAATGCCAACTATCTGGAAGCCGCGATTGCAGTGCTGGTCGCCATGATCTTTGATGTTCTGGATGGGAAGTCGGCCCGGTTGACCAACAGCACCAGCCAGTTCGGGTTGGAGTATGATTCGCTTTCTGATGTGGTGTCGTTTGGTGTGGCTCCAGGGATCTTGATCTATTCCTGGGCGTTAAGCGGGCATGGGACGTTCGGTATTGCCGTGATGTTTGCCTATGTGGCGATGGGAGCTGTCCGACTGGCGAGGTTTAATTCCACTGTGGCTGTGTCGGACGGGAAATACTTTACCGGTTTAGCCATTCCAGCTGCGGCAGGGGTTGTGGCGTCTTTGGTCGTCCTGGATTATTACATCATGAAGATGGGAACCGATGTCCGGTCGATTGTGGTCTTGCTCATGACGTTAGGGCTGTCGTTTCTCATGGTCAGCACGATCAAGTATCGAAGCTTTAAGGATTTGAAGTTCAAAGGACATCGCCAGATCACCTACCTGGTCTGGGGTATTCTTGCGCTGATGATGGTCGCAGCCTGGCCGGCAGTCATGTTGTTCGTTGTGTTCGCCGGCTATGCACTGATGGGACCGGTCGAAAAGATTGCAGGGCTGCTCGTTCCGGCCTCTGGGAAACGAGGTGTCGGAAAAGTTGATCTGCCACCGGTTGAATCGAACCCATAGTAATAGAGGGAGAAATCAAGAGGGGTGTGAACGGCTAGGATGAGGAGTAGTAGGCGAACCGTCTAGATACAGGGTGGAACACGCTCTGGAGAGAGCTGGTGGATGGTGCAAACCAGCCTAGATGTCGCTGAACTCGCCTTTGAGCTGGGTCTCCGAACAGGAAGTAAGAGACTCCGTCTTGCCTCCGTAAGAGGCAGAAAGAAGGGTCTGAGGATCAGAAATTCCTCAGGCTGAATCAGGGTGGTACCACGGAGTGCTTCAAGCCTTCGTCCCTGGGTCGTATGGGATGAGGGCTTTTCTATTTTCAAGCCGCTGAAAAAGTCTTCATTCTGCGTTCTCCGTCGTTCGAACTCCTCGACGTGCCGATTCGTACGCCTTGGGGTTCTCGCTCCTTGCGGCCTTGCCGGAAGGACTTTTTGAGCGGCTTGTATTGGAGGTCGGACATGGCACGCATGATCAGAATTTTTGACACGACGTTGCGGGACGGCGAGCAATCGCCTGGGGCCAGCATGAATGTGGAAGAAAAGGTCATGGTGGCGAAACAACTGGCACGGCTTGGGGTCGATATTATTGAGGCGGGATTTGCATATAGTTCACCAGGAGATTTCGACGCGGTACGACGGATTGCACAGGAGGTGGAGGGGCCGACGATCTGCAGCCTGGCGAGGGCTCGTCCCGAAGACATTGATCGGGCATGGGAAGCCTTAAAGGGCGCACCAAAGGTCCGTATCCACACGTTTTTATCGACGTCCGATATTCATCTCAAACACCAATTTCGGATGACGCGGGAACAGGCCAAGCAGCGGGCGGTTGAGATGGTTCAGCGTGCGCGCGGGTATGTCGAGGATGTTGAATTTTCTCCCATGGATGCGAGCCGGTCCGACCCGTCGTTTCTCTACGAAGTGATCGAGGCGGTGATTGCTGCGGGAGCCGGGACTGTGAACATCCCTGACACGGTGGGCTATGCGGTTCCACAAGAATTCGGCGCACTGATTAAAGGAATTTGCGACAAGGTTTCCAATGCCAAGCAAGCCGTGATTTCCGTCCATTGCCACAATGATCTGGGGGTTGCGGTGTCGAACAGCCTGGCGGCCATTATGAACGGGGCCGGACAAGTTGAGTGTACGATCAACGGTATCGGTGAGCGCGCGGGGAATACTTCGTTAGAGGAGATCGTGATGGGACTCCGAACGAGGAAAGATTTTTACCATGCCGATACCGGGATTCGGACAGAGGAGATTGCGAAGACCAGTCGTTTGGTGAGCAAGATTACCGGCATGGTGGTGCAACCCAATAAAGCGATCGTGGGGGCTAATGCCTTTGCCCACACCTCGGGTATCCATCAAGACGGCTTGCTGAAGGAAAAGGCGACCTACGAAATTATGCGCCCGGAATCGATTGGTTTGGTCGAGAGCCAGATGGTTATGGGCAAGTTGTCCGGGCGGCATGCCTTTCGGCAGCGATTGGAAGAGTTGGGGTACAAGCTCGGTGAGGCGGAAGTGAATCATGCCTTCGAACGGTTTAAAAAGCTTGCCGACCACAAAAAAGAGATTTTTGAGGAAGATCTCGAAGTCATCGTCTCGGAAGAGCTCTCAAAGATGGCTGAACGGCTCGTCTTAAGGTCGCTTCAGGTGACCAGTGGAACAGATCGGGTCCCAACGGCCACGGTTGAACTGGAGATCGATGGTAAGCCTGTCTCACAAACCGGGACCGGTGATGGGCCGGTGGATGCCGTGTATCGAACCATTGCAACCCTGACGCAGACCAAGAGTCGATTATTGATGTACGTCGTCAAAGCCATCACCGGCGGGACCGATGCTCAGGGGGAAGTCTCCGTGCGGGTCGAGGAAGACGGACGGACGGTGTCAGGGCATGGGGCCGATACTGATATCATCACGGCATCCGCCCGAGCCTACATCAGTGCGCTGAATAAGTTGTCCTATTTGGCGGCAAGGCAAGCACAAGGTGAGCAGAAGGTGAACTTGATTTGACGCGGAACTCCACGGTACAGTTTATTTCTTTGAGCAGGTTGTGGATGTCACCATATCTTCACGATGCTCATAAAGGCAGCCGCAAGTGAATGGGCGGGAGTATGCGCTTCGGTACGTTGAGCCTTTGAGCGATGCGGGAACGTCGCCGGCGTCCTTTTCCACTGTCCGGTGAGAGATGAAGTCGATTCGATCGAGGGAGCTTGTCCTTGTTCAAGGTGACCCTAGCGGATCGCCCCGAGTTTCTAGCCGGGGACGAGACCCGTTTGCGGGAGATTTTTCATCCTGCCAAACATCGGTTGTCGCTGAACTATAGTCTCGCCCACGGAACCTTGCCGCCCGGTCACTGCTCGAAACGACATGCCTTGGTCTCGTCTGAAGTCTATTACTTCATTTCCGGGATGGGCCGATTGACGGTTAACGATCAAGTGACACTGGTTGAGCCGGGAACGACGATCTATGTACCGCCAGGCGGGCAACAGTTTCTCGACAATACCGGAGACACCGACATTGAGTTTTTATGTCTTGTTGATCCGGCCTGGCGGATGGAAGACGAAACGATACTGGAGTAGGTCATGAGCCGAGCGCAGGCTCGAAAGGAGTCGCAGTGAAGGCAAAGATTGCAGTGTTGGCTGGAGACGGGGTCGGGCGAGAAATCGTCCCTGAAGCCGTCAAGGTATTGAAGGTGATCGCAGAGAAATTCGGACATGCATTCGAGTTTGTTCCTGGTGATATCGGCGGGCAGGCGATTGACAAGCTTGGTGTTCCCCTGCCGAAGGATACATTGGCCCTAGCCAAACAGAGTGATGCGGTCCTCTTGGGGGCCGTCGGCGGGCCCAGGTGGGAAGGGCTGGAGTACAGCCTTCGCCCTGAGCGCGCGCTGCTCGGAATCCGAGAGGCCCTAGGACTCTATGCCAACTTGAGGCCGGCGAAATTGTATTCGACCCTCGTGGATGCTTCCACGTTGAAGCGTGAGGTAGTCGAGGGGATCGACATCCTCG is drawn from Nitrospira sp. and contains these coding sequences:
- a CDS encoding 2-isopropylmalate synthase, which gives rise to MARMIRIFDTTLRDGEQSPGASMNVEEKVMVAKQLARLGVDIIEAGFAYSSPGDFDAVRRIAQEVEGPTICSLARARPEDIDRAWEALKGAPKVRIHTFLSTSDIHLKHQFRMTREQAKQRAVEMVQRARGYVEDVEFSPMDASRSDPSFLYEVIEAVIAAGAGTVNIPDTVGYAVPQEFGALIKGICDKVSNAKQAVISVHCHNDLGVAVSNSLAAIMNGAGQVECTINGIGERAGNTSLEEIVMGLRTRKDFYHADTGIRTEEIAKTSRLVSKITGMVVQPNKAIVGANAFAHTSGIHQDGLLKEKATYEIMRPESIGLVESQMVMGKLSGRHAFRQRLEELGYKLGEAEVNHAFERFKKLADHKKEIFEEDLEVIVSEELSKMAERLVLRSLQVTSGTDRVPTATVELEIDGKPVSQTGTGDGPVDAVYRTIATLTQTKSRLLMYVVKAITGGTDAQGEVSVRVEEDGRTVSGHGADTDIITASARAYISALNKLSYLAARQAQGEQKVNLI
- the pssA gene encoding CDP-diacylglycerol--serine O-phosphatidyltransferase → MKTASFRSSFGKGGKRRKAAMHLIPNLFTTGNLFCGVFAILSVFNANYLEAAIAVLVAMIFDVLDGKSARLTNSTSQFGLEYDSLSDVVSFGVAPGILIYSWALSGHGTFGIAVMFAYVAMGAVRLARFNSTVAVSDGKYFTGLAIPAAAGVVASLVVLDYYIMKMGTDVRSIVVLLMTLGLSFLMVSTIKYRSFKDLKFKGHRQITYLVWGILALMMVAAWPAVMLFVVFAGYALMGPVEKIAGLLVPASGKRGVGKVDLPPVESNP
- a CDS encoding cupin domain-containing protein, translating into MFKVTLADRPEFLAGDETRLREIFHPAKHRLSLNYSLAHGTLPPGHCSKRHALVSSEVYYFISGMGRLTVNDQVTLVEPGTTIYVPPGGQQFLDNTGDTDIEFLCLVDPAWRMEDETILE